Below is a genomic region from Argiope bruennichi chromosome 3, qqArgBrue1.1, whole genome shotgun sequence.
TGGTCTTAATGACTTTACCACATCGACGATTATCAAGTTTTCACTCGAGAGTAGAAAGCAATTCAAAGAACTATTCTAAAAAGCTAAATTAATGTTAAACTTTAGAAcgtgatatttcaattttttatgaaattaatatgattttcttttctttctagaGCTCGGTGGTTTAATGTAATGATACAGAAGTTGCatgatgaaatataaagaaaaggtATTTTAAATGAACTAGCTAGAAAGTTACATCAGTTTCCAATAGAAAAGagtcctttttcaaaaaaaaattatgcagttttttaaatgcaatttatcaaaaaaattttcaagacttACTTTGTTTTTATGTTGTAATTCGCAATCTGAGACTTCAAAGAACGTTAATGCTCAACTTGTTTATATCTTTAACAGTAAAGTTCCTTAAATTAGGACAGCTCATTCCTTAATTAGATTTCTTGTGTTTAGAGAAGAGCCTTAATAGCATGAttacgataaagaaaaaaaaacacgataaaaaaaaagagagaaagttTTCAAATGACAATTATTATGCTTTCCACAAGTATGACCCACAACTAAGGATCACACACAAAAGAGTTCAAGAGCTTTTTGACTTGAATGTTTTTGTTGGAGTGGATGGCAACATGAAATGAGTGACAGAGAGGATAAGGATGGAATCTTTTCACaataacaattctttaaaatattttcaatgaataataattttaaataaatgaataataaataataatttaaataaatttaatatttaatataacttgattcctgagagaaaaaaaaaagcaaacaaaaactttcagggaaaattatatatatatatatagtggttAAAAACTATACTAGGAACTATATAGTGGTTATAAATTATAATCTAGGAATTATAATTGTGATATAATTTCAACAGTGAAACAACATTTAGTTTGCggatattattctatatttaaaaaagattttttttctccctttagatccctgattatttttttttcttactttcttttagCATCAACATATTTAGGATGGCCATAATTTCTGCTATTTGAATTTCCCTGACTTCTCCaggttttttaagaaattttcttgacttttttttttgtatgtatttaataTCCTCAAAATTAAGttgccttttctttcttttctttatttactgcttaatttgtatttaactttgcatgaaaaattgttctactcttttaactaaaatcaatgtgaaataaaattaaatgctgtgaaaacaaaacaacaaaaaaaaaaaaaaaaaaatcaaattcaggTACTGAACTTCAAATAAGCTTCAATTATGTAAAatacctccattttttttttttttttttttttgcatatatattaacCAATATAAGAAGATGTATGCTCATCTACACCAACTTTTAACCAACCTACCCTATATTATAACTGCTTGTTCAGATTTACTCATAAAAGTTACAAAGACACATGCACATTGGCAGAatgcttaagaatgaaataatttgtttccttCCAGTGTGTTCTTGCCTACCCATACTGTTTACCAACAAACAAATCAGAAGTATACAATAAttctattaacagaaaaaaaaaaaaaaattgaaaatacaaaatgaaattattgtatcaaaataagaaaaattatttacaatgatATCAAGCATAGCCAGTGTTAAAAGTATTTTAGGTgtataaatttaagaaagcaGATacgaattttgtaaatttttgtagcAATTGGTTTcatatcaaaatgtaaataaaaaatactattcttcccttaaaaaaaaatttttttttaagtaattacaaGTGAAATGTTTACATAtaacatataaaacaaattattttcttatgcttaacactatttttaaactatagaGCATTTGTTGAAAGTATgggatattttaaacaaacacaaaataataataaaatgcccagagaaaattttagcaataaatcCATTCCAGGTCGTCCatatgaaaatttagcaaaatattcgtATTCATAgcgtttgaaaaaaaagaaagatgttttatgaaaatattagcaaaaacaTCTGGtactttataatttaacaaaaatatatccgAGAagcggaaaaaatatttaatttctgtaaaatgcttatttaattacaattccagctttgaatattaatactcaaatttatgttttcattatGCATAATACATTCGCCTTGATGttcaaaggaaaaattattttatatatataatgtaaacataataatttttaaagcaaatgacAGGTTTGACGATAGAGAAGACactttggatttttaaattcttttaatccaTCCAGGAAAGGCATAACTTATTTACAAGAGGAGACGCGGTCAAGGCATGTCCACCACAGtgcagattaataaaaaatttacagttttagaataaatttccctGAGTGTTCCCAATCTCCTGGTTGGCTGAGCACCCTGAAAATGTGTACTGTAGCTCAAAACATTAATATAGAGAAAagagttataatatttaaattaattatattaatatgtactaaaattaagtaaattccaTGTAAAATCATGGCAAgtggaagtaataaaaaaaaatgatcaacgATTAAAGTAAATAATGACAAAAGATCATTCTAACACTAGTGCACCACTGAGCATGAGTTAAAAACAGACAGAAAATAAGACCATTCCTGAAATGATGAATGTGGGAAATGATTAGCTGTCTTGGAAAGGATTCATATTATcaattacaaaacaataaatgTCTCAcacttaaatttcaaacaataataatgaatattggatttaaaaaaaccctggagattaaataattacattaaaaaaacgtgATAACacagcatatatttaaaaattgacttttgataatttctaacaaatagaAACAAACTATCATCCagtaaaattggtatcattaagataataatctatttttaagttGGTGATCTGAGAAAATTATTCGAaccaaaatgataaataaacattgctgcaaatcatattttaaaatattctttttaaaattgcaacaaagaaacaaaaacacacaaatatatatatgtatatatatttgcttttaattaattgtgAAAATGATCATTGAAATGATAGCTTTATTGTGAATGggattttgaatagaattttctgGACTTAAAAATATTCTGGACTTTTTATAATCAAATGTACAATAGAATTTTGCACATTTGAGTATaaaaaatctagaatattttGTCATCAGAAATTGGCAAAACACCACTTCATTTTAACTGAATCTTCACATCTGGCATTGATAATAATGTTAAGAGActgtaagaataaataaattatcataatttaaaaatgatggagATTTCAACTTCTAGACTGAAGCATTGTAGAATAATGTTTTAGGCTTGATTATATTACCCATAGTATTCAGTGCATATCACTTTTTACATCATGCAATTTACAGAAATAACAGCAATTTACAGAAATatcaataaactgaaaaatatattcttatttttatttagtcataTGAGTTATTAAAAGACactaattatttccaattttgttGCACACAATTATTTAAAGAGgattttcaaaattgtgtttaaaactaattaagaaaattctcaaaaattaaaaaaaaaattatacagaaataaaattggatgATTGGAGCTagttctgaaaatgatttttatatgatataatcaaatttattgaaaaaaaaaactttaaaattttgaatcaatttaaagctattaaaattttaaatatgtaattaattccatttctttaaaCTAGCCTTCTTTTCTTTAGTTCATTTAACATTCATATTACCCaagaaataattatgcatcaaattttatagcTCTGTGGTCCAAAAATCTTCCTAGTAgcacatttgaaataattttgcaccTGGAATTTATAGAAAGTATACCACAGAGAAACATTACAtctaaatttctttgttttgtggCTCTTGGAacacaattaatttttacatcatcaaaTCATTTGGTTTGATTTTTTGGGTTCCATGTCAATGTAATGAAGGTTTATTGTTCAGAAagaatttcatcattaaataacCACTTTTCTTCCAAGGGTTTTCAGTTACAAGATTCCCCTTATGTTATTTAAAGCTgaattacaatgaaaattttaaagaatctgaaaattctcaaaagtaaaaaaaatcagcaactctgggtaaaaatattttttttaatattaaaaaaattaatttatttattctgtatatacataccataaataaacatgtatttgAGATTTGTAAACTGgcaaactgttttctttttttttccaccaTTCACAAATTTTTcgtgtaaataaaattgaatgaaatgaaaacaaatgaatgaaaatgaaaacaaaatattattgaataaaatgtattgttattaaaattttaaattaaatactgatttaaaatgataacaataaatataaaatactatactataagaagaaaattataaaaattaaataacttggtatacaattaaaacttttcaaaaaaagaacGAGATTAAGTTTCAAGATTGTGACTTAAATATAAAGATCTACTTGTAATATGAGCAACATTTCTCTTggcacagaaattaaaaatataaatttatcagacATTCTTCTTGAATAGAATCACACATATATTGTAAATAGATATTTCTACACATATAATTCATATACTGTTGATCATAATCTTGTAATGTTATCAATTGAATACCATTTTAATTATCATACCAttgtttataattgaaattatttatgaactaataaactttatttctatttactgtcatttttttctagCATAACTGCAATTCTTggagcagtttaaaaaaaatataaaacaaaaattatttttttaatcaagtaaaTAGTAAGAATTGAAATTGCAAAAACCAAAGCAAACAAACCAATActgcataagaaaaaaatatataaattacagaaTCAAAGAATGCATCTTTGCAATATTTTGTGGATACAAAACAAAACCTTTTGCTAACATCTTGggttgatgaaaaaatttgtaaagctTTGGATGCAAATGATAAAGATTATAGATATTCAGTTTATGTTTTCTAGCATCTAAGGCTGTTAGATATAATCTATTAGATACTAGTATATAATCtgttagaagataaaaataaaaaggatctATTCATTGGTCCAGATATAAGGACTaacaaggaataaaaataattaaacaaagaatttaaaaaaattgaggaaataatGAAAAGACTAAGAAAAATATGTGGGTTAGTTTCAAAAACATcactcagaatttttttatggaattataagGATCCTAAGTATACAATAATCTGAATAAAGAGAAAAGCAACAAAACATGAAAGATTAGCCAGTAACGTGACATTAAGAATAGATTATTTGTATTCCTAATTTTAGCACTTACCTGTACTGAATGAGAAACAggattagaaattaattgaatgaaaaaatcatAACAAAGACATTGGAATTTAAATATGAAGGCAAATAACTGTtgagattaaaaaagaaagaaaaaaaaatacttaacgggttttaaaatctgaagaacaaaagcattcatttaaaagaaaagtaacatagttttgtgaaattttcagaacccattttcttttcagaaatatatgtctttgttgttatttaataatttcttttaaaaaaatctttgtaagttaaattcattaaaataatgaatgctttataaaaagtacatatgaaaaatttataatttatgaatcatAAAAAAGTCTTCCAGTGATACacaaaaatggatattttgaaaTTGGCATAACAAACAGCACATAAAGTACATAACTTAATGAAATccttagattaaaatttaatttagcagatctgtttaatatatacttaaccttaaaataaaactaaatgaaaataatacttactTTGCTTTGGAGGCAAATATAAGCTGGTAGTGGTGCAGATTTATTTATCTTCACCAAAGTCCAGAATGATAGCAATGTTATTTGGCGTGCATATTCCAAATGGTCATGATTTTTAGAGGCATCTATGAGAatcaatttgttaaaataaagccCCATGAATGGAATAGAGGATGTTTCAGCAGTCAGACTATCTCTGCATGATTCGCATACATTAACAGCTTTGGGGTCATAcaagtattcatttttatcatcatcaGAACACTTGTAATCATCAAAGCCATGATGTGTGCAACTTTTGACTGAAGAATCAGCTTGTTTCAAACTGGAAGAATCCACATTTGGGTGATCAGAACTGTTCAAAACTTGTGCATTTAGTTCAGATTTGTTTTTGACACCAGATGATTTATTTGAGCAATCAATGTTTGATGAAACATTTGGGCAATCAGAACTTAGATCGGTGGTACAGTCAGCATTCTGATTAACAGCATCCTGACTATAACAGCATTTTTTATCCAGAGTGGCTGAACTTTTACAGCTAATATCTGAATTTGGTCTAGGATTTAAATGAAAGGAAGTTTCGTCCGCATAAAGAATCCGCGAAGATGGTTGAGGTATTGATGGTGGATCATCCACATGGCGAGTCCATCCCTCGAAAAAGTCAGCATCGCTGCACACAGGTTTTTCGGGCAAGCCAACTCCACAACCGCACAGCAATCTCAAAAGTACACGGTTTTTAAAACACtctttaaaacaatgttttatgtCAGATTTTAGCTCTGTATCTCGTTTATATATCTCGTTATATACTTTCACACGAAAGCTAAATTCTGCGAAACGGTGGCCAGCTGGTGTCAATTTTGTCTGGTATTTAATAGTCGAATCTGAATTCACAATACTGGAAACATAATCGGACTCAAATAATATTGACGTAGGAATGAAAATATCCTTCGgcgatttgatttttatttctttaatgatttcatCATTCTTAAGCAGCAGTAGCTTCAATTCGGATTTAAAACATTGTACTTGAATCGTATCAAAAGAATTAGAATCACCGACATATCGAATATAACCATAAGTACAAGAGAACCTGGGCTGAATACGTATAGCAATTAACAACATTCTTCAAACGAGCGTTAAACTGAAACCAGAATGAGTTGAAGCTATTCTGGATGCTATCCTCTCTTTCTCCGCATCCAGCAATGCAGATTGTTATGCAACCCACACTCTATGATGCTGATGCTACCTGTGGATGCGCTGTCACTTGAATGCCGGCAGGTTACAGTTACAGAAGAtttcaaaagaagtttttttttcaacgaaGATTTTTTACGTATTTAcctgtaaatgttttattttaagttttaaactgTCACCagtcagttatatttttttaacggagtgaaattttttaaatatataataattcttttgtatGTACGGTTAAGgaataaatgaaaacagaaaaaaaaggcaaaattttcctatttaggtcaaaaatatttctacagatGGCGCCACAAGCTCAGCAATACATATTTGAAACCCATCGctctatttgaatatttctatgaCCAAATACAAAAGGTATCTTATCTATAATtagtgttcttttttattttaagtcagtaagaattattttctagTCATAATCTGTTTGAAATTGtacaatatctaaaaaataatttagagaaaaatccAATTcacatacataaattatttatagttaagaTTTTAATCATAATCTTAGCaacgataaaaaaagaaagaaaaaataccaaGCATTGTGAATAATATAATTGGTTAGAAGaattataacttttcaaaaaactaatttattaatagtCAACAGCTATGTTATGAATATATGCCAGGCTGCGAAATGCAAAGTATATTGGTAAAATATGCCTTTTCTTGTTTAAAAGTCTCCCagcaaataaaaatcttaatgaaaCCAGTAGGAGtgatttctctaataaaaatgcagTGTTAACAGCTTTCAATTATGATTCTTGCTACAAATTTGAGCAACATAAATGCTcagatttagat
It encodes:
- the LOC129963951 gene encoding uncharacterized protein LOC129963951; this translates as MLLIAIRIQPRFSCTYGYIRYVGDSNSFDTIQVQCFKSELKLLLLKNDEIIKEIKIKSPKDIFIPTSILFESDYVSSIVNSDSTIKYQTKLTPAGHRFAEFSFRVKVYNEIYKRDTELKSDIKHCFKECFKNRVLLRLLCGCGVGLPEKPVCSDADFFEGWTRHVDDPPSIPQPSSRILYADETSFHLNPRPNSDISCKSSATLDKKCCYSQDAVNQNADCTTDLSSDCPNVSSNIDCSNKSSGVKNKSELNAQVLNSSDHPNVDSSSLKQADSSVKSCTHHGFDDYKCSDDDKNEYLYDPKAVNVCESCRDSLTAETSSIPFMGLYFNKLILIDASKNHDHLEYARQITLLSFWTLVKINKSAPLPAYICLQSKVPGESRCLLVNVLRSTMGQFLLEDSIENIPAEIDMKMEPVHQIMYYLGTPSSEYVREWRQRSNVEHFRVSDTMVKTLTEILQASSKYCAQMPEGGDFCFGYMRTPCNEFERI